From the Centropristis striata isolate RG_2023a ecotype Rhode Island chromosome 5, C.striata_1.0, whole genome shotgun sequence genome, the window TTATagcttttatctatttttattgtattttattgttatcattgttaTCGTTGTTTTGActttctatccatctatctatctgatTCTTTAACAtttgattatttgtttatttagatattatcaacatggttttatttgtctttgttttactATTACTACTTGTACTATAGATTAGaaatctattttattgttttttttttgtcttgtttgcaATGGTCtctaattttttcaattttgtgttttatttctatggTCTTAAagtcaaaaacattttcttatttttacatttatatcagTCATCTGTGAAACCCTTTGAAGCTCCCTGACCGATAGGTGCtatattaataaagtttattgaaTGTTTTGACATACAAAGCAATTATTCAGagaaaataagtaattttgagaaaatatgTAATTATTGAGAAACTAATTTAAGATAATAAGCAAGTTTTTggagaaactgtttttttttggaaagtttcttatgtcttgtatttttgtatcaCATTTATAGAAACGAACAAAAACAATTcttgcacttgtttttttttcttttactattCTATTAATGAATGTTatgaagtatatatatatatatatatatatatatatattggctcAGGTCTgtttaaaaaggtttaaaatttAACTAGTGtacacatgtagaaaaaaagaccACAGTCACAgcgatattgatatttttttaagaatttgtTTGTGCTCATTAAAGGTTAAATATTAACtctgtttaaatatgttttcactAGTTGTTCTTGTTTTGAACACTATGAATTATGGGTGATAAGGAAtcacagagaaaacaacaacaaacagtcgGGACACGACAAGATGAAGtgacaaaaactgttttattcaaacGTTGGATCCTTTATTCTCTCGATCCATAAATCTcttatttaatgtaaataaacagaaacaagtGACCAATGAGCCACTTTGATCATAGAACCAGCCCATAATACACAAGTATTTACAGTGACGTCACACTCACTGGTTTCCATCTGAAACTAAGTCagattttacaaaaataaatatttgtttcaACGTTAAATTAGGAGTCAGGCTCAAACTCACTTCctgttttctaatatttttaaataaaaaaaacatctgcagctgctgcttctcTTTTACTGGACGGTAAACTAGAACAACAAACAAGATTGTGTTCAGGTGAATATTCCCTGCTTATTATGTTTCAGATTTTAAGATATTATCAGGTAATTAGACTGAAAGCAGTGTGCATAAACATCTGatggaaaaatgaataataattcttttcacacttttcaaagtgcgaaccctgaataaaaatgaaacccatgaaaaaaaaaaaacacggcaCGTTTCATTTCTCAGGTTATCATATCTAGAACATTTAGTTGGAAAATGATAAGAGAAAATTAATGGAGCCGTAAAAATAAAGAGTTAATTCAGTGTTCTCTGATGCAGATGgaactaataaaaaaagaaacagaataaaataataataataaaaaggtcCATATCTTCCTAACCAAATAAATACTAAGtgaaaaaataaccaaacagGAAGTCATTCTGTCAAATCAAACATGGTGCCCAAACCTGCTGAATTCACcaaaagagataaataaaaaataaaaaacagatcagCTGAGACgttcaaataaatattattctCAGTGAACTGTCACAGCTTCCTGTTTCAGCTCGTTAACAGAGGAGGACGCCGCTCCTTTAAGATCCAGTGTGAGCTTTTATGAGTCCTGCAGCCTGTCCACAGACCAGAGGTTGGTTCGCTCAGGTtacatttattgtctttatcCGTCCACAGAGCTGTGGACTCGGGACTGGTGGTCCTGCCTGTCTGCTACAGGGACTGGTTTGGCAGAGAGCTGTGGTCCTCCTGCAggtctcctccttcctcctccccttctcctccctccatccaggCGTGAGACAGGATCTCCTCCAGACTCGGGCGCTCCTCGGGGCGGTACGACAGGCACCAGCGAATCAGAGACTGGCATTCTGGGGGGACAAAAAAGATGACGTGAGGTCATGGACAGAAACGAGGTGATGACGACACATGATCACATGGGGGGCGGAGCCTGTGCTCACCTTTAGACACGCGCCTGgtgaaaatgggcgtggccccGACGATCTCCTGGTCGCGCTCGAACGGGATGTCGCCGCACACCATGTCGAAGAGCAGCACACCCAGGGACCAGACGGTCAGAGACACCGCCTCGTAGGACTGTGACACAATCCACTCAGGAGGACTGTAGACCCGAGTCCCTGAGGAGGCAAGGAGAGGAGAGTTAATGAAATCCAGTCTGGAGCCTAAAAGTACTTTACACCTAAAGTGACTTTATGCttgaaaatgatgaaataaatcatcaaaattagggccaggactcgatttaaaaaaaaaatcgaattaattagaggctttgtaattaattaatcgcatataaatatttgacctgagaacagtgagaagtaatttttttcacatggatttttagtataccattgaataatgactgaatacataagcttaggcaacaaaaatattgtttatttttgttcaagtccaacagaccagtgcaatttttgccattaagtgttgcaatagcatatttataaatttagtacatttcataaattcaagCAGCCTAttggtaggtagaccttctgtaaactagaatactttggttttttaagtaaaacactgttggtttttagtaactaaatgtcccatcatccacggggccaaccaaagcgtctcatcagcttcttccttcatgttcactgtggtttgttgttgtctgaactcatcaacgctagttggtgctccagtataatcggtctgcctgaaactcatccagtgagaaacgttccgcggtgcaaaattaagtgcaattaaaatgcttcaatttttttaacgcattcatttttgtgtagcgtgttaaagtcccggccctaaccGAAATATGTGCTATCAGTTTCTATTTACGGTCTAATTGATCAGTTGTTGTTCAGCTGTAGGTTTACAGTATTTCCTAATCTCTTTCCTCAGATGTTTCCACACTCCTCCATACCTTCAAACTCGCTGTATGGCGTCTCTTTGAGCGGAGCTCCTGATCCGAAGTCGATGATCTTGATGTCGAGTGTCCGCGTGTCGACCACGATGTTCTCGTCCTTGATGTCTCGGTGCACGACGCCGTGAGTGTGAAGGAAACGCAGCGCCTCCACGATCTGACGGAAGATCCTGGCGGGGACATGGAGAATGTTACAaccaagagaagagaagagacgagaagagaagagacgagaagagaagagacgagacgagaagagaagagaagatgaaCAGGAGGAGATGAGTACCTGAGTGCGAGGCGTTCAGGGAGCGCTCCTCTCTCTGTGATGAAGTCGAACAGATCCTGACAGTGTGGCGGTCGCTCCAGCACCAGCAGGAAACTCTGCCCCTCCACCTCGAACCAGTCCAGCATCCGGACGACACCGGTGTGACCCCCGACCTCCGACAGCCGCTGCAGCAGAGCGATCTCCATGGGAACAGGGCTGACCTCACCAGGCTGCGGGGAAACAACAGAAAGAAATAGAATCATTAGATTttgttctattatttatttcccttcatatttccattgtttttacctatttatttttttgttgattcCAATCCAtatgtcaaaatgtattttgttatgtatttttacattactaTGACTTTATACAAATGTCTTGTTTCATCCAACCACCACTCCAAAACACAAGGATGTTTAGTTTACTTTCATGTAAGGAAAACTGAAATATGcaaaaaacttaaatattatttgctttaaaaaattaCTGAAACGTTTCATATTTtaccaaaataattttctattaattaatttactaaaataaataattcaactCTCCTTAATAATCAATTTCTGATTCATTAATAACTCACAACAAAGAACTTTTAAAGGAAAAGCTGTTAATTTAAgctttttgttaaaataacatTGCTAATACTTAAATaatccactttttaaaaaatatatataattctcACCAAAAGTACATAAAAAATAGAACAGTTTCTGTTATGACTCTGTTATgacactatgactttttttaattcttcagAAATTCAGACAGAAACCCCAGTTGGGTTTACCCCTGAAACTTGTCTGCAGGTGTgttccaggtgtttttttttgaggTGGGGGGAGTTCCCATATAAAGCTGTGATGAATAAGAAATGAGGGGAAATCCTACGCCGTCATTTATTaaacagtgacatcacaagTTTCCGTGGGAACAAGGGGGGCGGCCCCCACCCACCGCTGTAATTCACCTGTCAGGCCAACAGAGGGCAGAGCTGACCCAAAGTCTGTTTACACAAActtacaaaataatttaattcaactatccaaacataaataataattattataatgttaCTGTAAAGCTGAAATTATGACCTGATTACTAAATTAGTTtggataattaaataataattaatgtcacatttaaagATAAACTCTGCTCTTAGTTCctcaaactgaatattttttgactgttggttggacaaaataagacatgtgGAGACACTGCATGAGACTTTATAAaccaaaaactttatttataattttgatattttatagactgaaaaacaaaccaatagtgaaaataaaagttatcaCTCACCAGTCTGGCCCACTGCTGAACTCTGTCACTGGAAACCTGTTTAATGGCAACCTGGAGGgacaaaaaggacagaaaatgagTTTACATGGGCAGCAGCTACAACTCAACTGTAGAATATGTCAGTATATAACAATATTATCTGATCTTATGACTAAACTGTGAGCATAATGACAAATAACTTTGAAAAACAGAGTTCAAAAGCTGCTCCAAGCTCCAGTATACATAAATAACGGACATatgcatctatctatctatctatctatcagaaGTAAAGGTGTGATCTGTGTTTAATCTGACCTGCAGTCCATCAGAGAGCCTCTGTCCTGAAAACACTGAACCGAAACCTCCGCTCCCGAGCAGAGGACCACAGCGATACTGGCTGCAGAATGGTTCCTTCactgaaggagagagagaagacataAAATCTGTTAAATGCACAGAATTATACAGTTTTGTTGTACAGAGACAAGAGACGAACCAGACATTAGAGAGGTATaagtgaaatatctcaaaaagtGCTGGGAAACTTTAATATCACATCATATTTCaacaatgtttctttttttcactgtttgctttctcagtaaactgaatatttggGGGTTCTTtctgaccaaacaagacattttaaagggttaaaacttaCTCTAAGAAACTTTGACGGACATATTAAACTACAGACTTAGAAATTCTGCCATTTATACACCTACATATtaatccatataaaactaaatactgaaaaacataattaaacttGCATACAACTGTATGTTTATCTATTATCCATCTGTGCTTctctaatataatatatacaatacagtttcaggaAAGGAAATCAACTTGACAGAGAGAAGCAACGCATTAAGAAAATTAATAGATTAGCACATTTGTTGAGGATGGTTGCTGTAAAAACTTTTgcactgtgtctgtttgttttggtgacTGTTGGGTGTTAGCgccctgctgctgtttgtttaacAATTAGAGAATTAAAGCGGTGGTCAAGGAAACATCAACAGAAGCCGAATTTCAGATCAAACGTAATTCAGCAAAAatgctaataaaataaaatgttttctttgcgTTAAAAAGTTTCTTCCTCCAAGTTTTAACGCACTAATTTAAACAGTCGGTTAGTTTCAGTGGGAGTCTTCGTTAAACGGTAGTCTTATTTggtttaaaagtgttaaaaagtCTA encodes:
- the pim2 gene encoding serine/threonine-protein kinase pim-2, coding for MLDKRTEELPLEKEVRGKNVKEPFCSQYRCGPLLGSGGFGSVFSGQRLSDGLQVAIKQVSSDRVQQWARLPGEVSPVPMEIALLQRLSEVGGHTGVVRMLDWFEVEGQSFLLVLERPPHCQDLFDFITERGALPERLALRIFRQIVEALRFLHTHGVVHRDIKDENIVVDTRTLDIKIIDFGSGAPLKETPYSEFEGTRVYSPPEWIVSQSYEAVSLTVWSLGVLLFDMVCGDIPFERDQEIVGATPIFTRRVSKECQSLIRWCLSYRPEERPSLEEILSHAWMEGGEGEEEGGDLQEDHSSLPNQSL